Proteins encoded together in one bacterium window:
- a CDS encoding PorV/PorQ family protein gives MKKIVTIILAVTTISLAQSAGSSGLSFLKFGFGARNIAMGDVGAVASNDLSALFYNPSRLVSFDHNEAMFMHNEWIQDIRSEVGGIKWNMFSLPWAVGFNVTTVDDIEVRERPGDPITTFNANYFFGSLSSGFNVVDDLDFGLTVKYLYESLLSDESTGFGFDFGLNYKTPIEGLTASTVIRNIGSMSELRVEKTKLPTEFRLGGAYNFNHESSKTDFVLAAEFQKYLDTDDIHLIGGTEIMYNKTFALRLGYQSGYESRGFTGGLGISWGSLRLDYAYMPFSLGLGNANLFSIQFKF, from the coding sequence ATGAAAAAAATAGTTACAATAATATTAGCTGTTACGACAATTTCTCTGGCACAATCAGCCGGCAGCAGTGGTTTATCATTCCTGAAATTTGGTTTTGGTGCAAGGAATATTGCAATGGGTGATGTAGGTGCAGTTGCTTCAAATGATTTATCAGCGTTATTTTATAATCCATCACGATTGGTTTCATTTGATCATAATGAAGCAATGTTTATGCATAACGAATGGATCCAGGACATAAGGAGTGAAGTCGGCGGAATTAAATGGAATATGTTCAGTCTTCCCTGGGCGGTTGGATTTAATGTAACCACAGTGGATGATATTGAAGTCAGGGAGCGTCCGGGTGATCCTATCACAACATTCAATGCTAATTATTTTTTCGGAAGTTTATCTTCTGGATTTAATGTTGTTGATGATCTGGATTTTGGACTCACCGTCAAATATCTTTATGAAAGCTTGCTTAGTGATGAGTCTACCGGTTTTGGATTCGATTTTGGATTAAATTACAAAACCCCAATCGAGGGTTTGACTGCGTCAACTGTAATTAGGAATATCGGTTCAATGAGTGAACTAAGAGTCGAAAAAACTAAACTACCGACAGAATTTCGTTTGGGCGGTGCGTACAATTTTAATCACGAAAGCTCAAAGACTGATTTCGTTTTAGCTGCTGAATTCCAAAAATATCTTGATACTGATGATATTCATTTAATCGGTGGTACGGAGATAATGTATAACAAGACATTTGCATTGCGTCTTGGTTATCAGTCCGGGTATGAATCAAGAGGATTTACAGGCGGACTCGGAATTTCCTGGGGAAGTCTCAGGCTAGATTATGCCTATATGCCTTTCTCTCTTGGATTAGGAAACGCAAACCTGTTTTCTATTCAATTTAAATTTTAA
- a CDS encoding T9SS type A sorting domain-containing protein yields the protein MKTLKYIYCFIFSLIPSLSAQNFWQQTNGPYGGDVRAIAINSNGYIFAGTDYAGTYRSTNNGEDWDQINNELPMTYARGLVINSDNIIFIGFNGDGVFRSSDNGENWIAINNGLPSNALVKAIAINSNNHLYIATSSPGVFRSTNNGDSWTLANTGLSTNAQVLAINQSDHIFAGTSSSGIFRSTNNGANWIQLNIGLPYADVRSLAINSNGHVFAGTYGNSIYRSTDNGESWIHLTSGLNQPYIISIKVALNSYIFAGTNYGVYRSTDNGETWEEVNNGLDHPYVLSLTSDTNGYIYAGTKFGDGIFISTNYGDSWSQINEGITGTYLTSLVINSDEYIFAGTFGGVYRSSDGGENWIQANNGLTYPWVQSLGANTYGHIFAGAGAGGGIFRSTNNGNNWIEVNTGITVPYIYSFTCNALGYIFAGGADAYIFRSTNNGTNWTELHLSGTSNSAIQALTINNHDHLFAGTTNEGIFYSSDNGESWSPKNNGLLYPYDIRALEINSLGYIFAGTVVTGVFRSTDDGESWVQINNGLTKLDVLSLEIDSEDKIFAGAFGGVFLSRDHGERWDEISTGLTDTYVRSLAIDSNYFMYCGTVFGGVARSENQIITSQQDSNPLKIYYSLSQNFPNPFNPSSKIKFQIPDQVRNDIRFVTLKVYDVLGNEIATLVNEEKQPGTYEVEFNTSSIKYLPSSGIYFYQLRVGNTSTGSGQVYIETKKMMLLK from the coding sequence ATGAAGACTTTGAAATATATCTACTGTTTTATTTTCTCCTTAATCCCTTCTTTATCTGCCCAAAACTTTTGGCAGCAGACAAATGGACCTTATGGAGGTGATGTAAGAGCAATTGCCATTAATTCCAATGGCTACATTTTTGCTGGAACGGATTATGCAGGGACTTACCGTTCAACCAATAATGGCGAAGATTGGGATCAGATTAATAATGAATTACCAATGACTTATGCTCGTGGTTTAGTTATAAATTCTGACAACATAATCTTTATCGGATTTAATGGAGACGGGGTCTTTCGATCCTCTGACAATGGAGAGAATTGGATTGCAATAAACAACGGATTACCTTCAAATGCTTTAGTAAAAGCTATAGCGATAAATTCAAATAACCACCTTTATATTGCAACTTCAAGTCCCGGTGTTTTCCGTTCAACGAATAATGGCGATAGTTGGACACTTGCTAATACCGGATTATCTACAAATGCTCAGGTCCTAGCTATAAATCAGAGTGATCATATATTCGCCGGAACATCATCGTCTGGTATTTTTCGATCAACAAATAACGGAGCTAATTGGATACAATTAAATATCGGTTTACCTTATGCCGATGTCAGATCGCTAGCTATTAATTCAAATGGTCATGTTTTTGCAGGTACGTATGGAAACAGTATATATCGTTCAACCGACAATGGTGAAAGTTGGATCCACTTGACATCGGGACTTAATCAACCATATATTATTTCCATAAAAGTCGCATTGAACAGTTATATTTTCGCCGGGACTAATTATGGTGTTTATCGCTCTACAGATAATGGAGAAACCTGGGAAGAAGTAAACAATGGTTTAGACCATCCTTACGTACTTTCATTAACAAGTGATACAAATGGATATATTTATGCTGGAACCAAATTTGGAGATGGTATATTCATTTCAACAAATTATGGAGATAGTTGGTCACAAATTAATGAAGGTATAACAGGAACATACCTTACCTCTCTGGTGATCAACTCTGATGAATATATTTTTGCAGGCACTTTCGGTGGTGTTTATCGGTCAAGTGATGGGGGTGAAAACTGGATCCAAGCAAACAATGGCTTAACCTACCCCTGGGTTCAATCACTCGGAGCAAATACTTACGGGCATATTTTTGCAGGTGCTGGTGCCGGAGGTGGAATATTTCGTTCAACAAATAATGGAAATAATTGGATTGAAGTTAATACTGGTATAACAGTGCCTTATATTTATTCTTTTACCTGCAATGCGCTGGGGTATATATTTGCCGGAGGTGCAGATGCCTATATTTTTCGATCTACAAACAATGGAACAAATTGGACTGAATTACATCTGAGTGGAACCTCAAACTCAGCTATTCAAGCATTAACAATCAATAATCATGATCATTTATTTGCTGGAACCACAAATGAAGGTATATTTTATTCTTCGGATAATGGTGAATCTTGGTCTCCGAAAAATAACGGATTACTCTATCCGTACGATATAAGAGCTTTAGAAATAAATTCATTAGGATATATTTTTGCTGGAACTGTAGTCACAGGAGTCTTCAGATCTACTGATGATGGTGAAAGCTGGGTTCAAATTAATAATGGATTAACTAAACTTGATGTTCTTTCTTTGGAAATTGACTCAGAAGATAAAATCTTTGCTGGAGCATTTGGTGGTGTGTTCCTCTCACGCGACCATGGCGAGAGATGGGATGAAATTAGTACTGGGTTAACTGACACTTATGTTCGTTCATTAGCTATTGATTCAAATTATTTTATGTATTGTGGGACCGTTTTTGGTGGTGTAGCAAGAAGTGAAAATCAAATAATTACTTCACAACAAGATTCGAATCCACTCAAAATTTACTATTCCTTGTCCCAAAACTTCCCCAATCCGTTTAATCCTTCGTCGAAAATAAAATTTCAGATTCCGGATCAAGTCCGGAATGACATTCGTTTTGTAACCCTGAAAGTTTATGATGTTTTGGGAAATGAAATTGCTACGCTGGTTAATGAAGAAAAACAGCCCGGAACTTATGAAGTCGAGTTTAACACATCATCCATCAAATATCTCCCATCTTCCGGAATTTATTTCTATCAACTAAGAGTCGGAAATACTTCAACAGGTTCAGGGCAAGTTTACATCGAGACAAAGAAGATGATGCTGCTAAAATAG
- a CDS encoding T9SS type A sorting domain-containing protein — protein sequence MNKLFISIFITILSYIQIPAQWNVIHNFQQNDFYSIDFISEQKGFLSGEALFAMTNNEGKSWFNISRVFGNELLSIKFLDENNGVAIGQYYLYGPGFIYYTNDGGFNWEEGYHLPYAYAAVKDVFLLDNNHGWAVGDDGNIFKIITDISYWDYVISLPVDLLAVYFIDPNIGWTSGWGKLYKSTDGGSTWIEKQTGVNNRIWDVYFLNQNIGWATAYPNNLLHSTDGGETWTTTVASIPSVYKLCFISDSLGFVTGNSKLLKTTNGGNIWTSISIPGASWFDGISFVNDSTGYIAGRYSKLFKTTDIGETWTEMMLTEFNNLNSIDMYSLTRGVAVGDSGTIIKKNNDSWFSGITNTLQDLNSVYTFNQSTAIAVGNSGVIIKSTDNYLNWIEKNSGVNINLNSVQFLDNNVGWIAGDNGVILKSSNTGETWNIFTSGFSNNLNSVQFINTSIGWIAGDNGLIIKSLDGGLNWFQQNSNITSNILKIQFCNQDTGFALAKNGIILRSNDGGNNWNTIYDDPYYELYDVNFVNTRKGWSCGQYGYIYRTTNGGFSWTPQFNSPYIGLKNVCIVDSNIVFTAGDDGVIVLTTNGGQGPPVPVELISFTAVSKGNEVVLNWSTATELNNHIFEIERKTEDQEFYTIGYVEGNGTTTEYHDYTYTDNHLERGEYFYRLKQIDYLGTFQYLDDLRVNVNGVFEFSLSQNYPNPFNPVTSIQYAVSSTQFVTLKVYDILGNEIATLVNEEKQSGTYEVEFNTSSIKHLPSSGIYFYQLRAGSFIETKKMVLIK from the coding sequence ATGAATAAATTATTCATTTCAATATTTATAACCATTTTATCTTACATTCAAATTCCAGCACAATGGAATGTCATACATAATTTCCAGCAGAACGATTTTTATTCTATAGATTTTATTTCAGAGCAAAAAGGATTCCTCAGTGGAGAAGCCCTTTTCGCAATGACTAATAACGAGGGAAAATCTTGGTTTAACATAAGTAGAGTTTTTGGGAATGAATTATTATCTATAAAATTTTTAGATGAAAATAACGGTGTAGCAATAGGTCAATATTATTTATATGGTCCTGGCTTTATTTATTATACTAATGATGGAGGATTTAATTGGGAAGAAGGGTATCACTTGCCATACGCTTATGCTGCAGTTAAGGATGTTTTCCTTTTGGATAACAATCATGGCTGGGCTGTTGGAGATGATGGTAATATTTTTAAAATCATTACTGATATTAGTTACTGGGATTATGTAATATCACTCCCTGTCGATTTATTAGCAGTTTATTTTATCGATCCAAACATCGGCTGGACTTCAGGTTGGGGAAAGTTATATAAAAGTACTGATGGTGGTAGTACGTGGATAGAAAAACAAACAGGAGTAAATAATAGAATTTGGGATGTATATTTTTTAAATCAAAATATTGGCTGGGCTACCGCATATCCAAATAATTTACTGCATTCAACCGATGGTGGTGAAACATGGACTACTACAGTAGCAAGTATTCCTTCTGTATATAAATTGTGTTTTATTTCAGACAGTTTGGGATTCGTAACTGGTAATAGTAAGCTTCTTAAAACTACAAATGGCGGAAACATCTGGACTTCAATCTCAATTCCTGGAGCATCATGGTTTGACGGAATTTCATTTGTTAATGATTCGACCGGTTACATCGCTGGAAGATATAGTAAATTATTCAAAACAACTGATATTGGAGAAACGTGGACTGAAATGATGCTTACAGAATTTAATAATTTAAATTCGATTGATATGTATAGTTTAACACGAGGTGTTGCTGTAGGTGATAGCGGCACAATAATCAAAAAAAATAATGACTCTTGGTTCTCAGGGATTACAAATACATTGCAAGATTTAAATTCAGTGTACACTTTCAATCAATCAACTGCCATAGCTGTTGGTAATAGTGGGGTTATCATTAAATCAACCGATAATTATCTTAACTGGATTGAGAAAAATTCCGGAGTTAATATAAACTTGAATTCAGTTCAGTTTCTTGATAATAATGTTGGATGGATTGCTGGCGATAATGGAGTGATATTAAAATCAAGCAACACTGGAGAGACTTGGAATATCTTCACTTCTGGATTTTCTAACAATCTAAATTCTGTTCAATTTATTAATACTAGTATCGGTTGGATTGCAGGTGATAATGGCTTGATTATCAAATCACTCGATGGAGGGCTGAATTGGTTTCAGCAAAATTCAAATATAACCAGTAATATTTTAAAGATTCAGTTTTGTAATCAGGATACTGGCTTCGCGTTGGCAAAAAATGGAATTATTCTCAGATCAAATGACGGTGGGAATAATTGGAATACCATCTACGATGATCCTTATTACGAATTATATGATGTAAACTTTGTAAATACACGTAAAGGTTGGTCGTGTGGTCAATATGGATATATTTATCGAACAACCAATGGGGGATTTTCTTGGACACCTCAATTCAATTCGCCATATATTGGTCTTAAAAATGTTTGTATAGTTGACAGTAATATAGTTTTCACTGCTGGTGATGATGGGGTGATAGTTCTTACAACCAACGGCGGTCAAGGACCACCAGTTCCAGTAGAATTAATTTCTTTTACAGCTGTCTCAAAAGGCAATGAGGTTGTACTTAATTGGTCAACCGCTACAGAATTAAATAATCACATTTTTGAGATTGAAAGAAAGACAGAAGATCAGGAATTTTATACTATAGGATATGTTGAAGGAAATGGAACAACTACAGAATATCATGATTATACATACACAGATAATCATCTTGAACGAGGTGAATATTTTTACAGATTAAAACAGATAGATTATCTAGGAACATTTCAATACTTAGATGATTTGAGAGTAAACGTCAATGGAGTATTTGAATTCAGTCTCTCTCAAAACTACCCCAACCCTTTTAATCCAGTAACCAGTATTCAGTATGCAGTAAGCAGTACGCAATTTGTCACGTTGAAAGTTTATGACATTTTAGGGAATGAAATTGCAACTTTGGTTAACGAAGAAAAGCAATCCGGTACTTATGAAGTTGAGTTTAACACATCATCCATCAAACATCTCCCATCTTCCGGAATTTACTTCTACCAACTTCGCGCTGGTTCTTTCATTGAAACAAAAAAGATGGTATTAATAAAATGA
- a CDS encoding T9SS type A sorting domain-containing protein, with translation MRIDSLSQPFHADFGLSVDDSGIFPNEFSLSQNFPNPFNPSTVISYQLPVAGNVTLKVYDVLGNEIATLVNEEKQAGTYEVEFNPSSSIKSPVSGIYFYRLKSGNYIETKKMVLLR, from the coding sequence ATGCGAATAGATTCTCTTTCGCAGCCATTTCACGCTGATTTTGGTTTGTCAGTTGATGACTCAGGAATATTCCCTAATGAATTCAGTCTCTCTCAAAACTTCCCCAACCCGTTTAATCCAAGCACGGTAATCAGTTATCAGTTACCTGTGGCTGGTAATGTTACGCTTAAAGTTTATGATGTTTTGGGAAATGAAATTGCAACTCTTGTTAATGAAGAAAAACAGGCCGGCACTTATGAAGTTGAGTTTAATCCATCATCCAGCATCAAGAGTCCAGTATCTGGTATCTATTTCTATCGATTGAAATCTGGTAATTATATCGAAACTAAAAAGATGGTGTTATTGAGGTAA
- a CDS encoding class I SAM-dependent methyltransferase, with product MSDFNYVDHYKKDAVEFDYFEERKGATAHDERRVREFIIAKIPNSVNSILDVGCGNGWVAKEFLPKGKSIVSMDISVTNPSIVKKLYSNPKHFAVTADSFHLPFNDDSFDCVIASEIIEHVFDPAVFIKELFRVVKRRGSLIVTTPYKEKIIYYLCIHCNQKTPANAHIHSFDEHKLQSLYTGNDLGKFNYETFGNKALLFLRTHVILKFFPFWLWKLKDKFANWIYHKPVHIICEFKKK from the coding sequence TTGAGCGATTTCAATTACGTAGATCATTACAAAAAAGACGCTGTCGAATTCGATTACTTCGAGGAACGCAAAGGTGCCACAGCACACGATGAAAGACGTGTAAGGGAATTTATCATCGCAAAAATTCCGAATAGTGTTAATTCAATTCTCGATGTCGGCTGCGGGAATGGCTGGGTTGCAAAAGAATTTCTTCCAAAAGGGAAGTCAATTGTTTCGATGGATATTTCTGTTACAAATCCGTCAATTGTCAAAAAGCTTTATTCCAATCCAAAACATTTTGCAGTTACGGCAGATTCATTTCATCTTCCCTTTAACGATGATTCTTTCGATTGTGTAATTGCATCGGAGATAATCGAGCACGTTTTCGATCCAGCTGTTTTTATCAAAGAATTATTCCGTGTAGTGAAAAGGCGAGGAAGTCTGATAGTTACAACTCCATACAAGGAAAAAATTATATATTATCTCTGTATTCATTGCAATCAAAAAACACCTGCCAATGCTCACATCCATTCCTTCGATGAGCATAAACTTCAAAGTTTGTATACGGGCAATGATCTGGGAAAATTCAATTATGAGACTTTCGGGAATAAAGCGCTTCTTTTTTTAAGAACCCACGTGATACTCAAGTTTTTTCCGTTCTGGTTGTGGAAGTTAAAAGATAAATTCGCAAACTGGATTTATCATAAACCTGTGCATATCATCTGTGAGTTTAAGAAGAAGTGA
- a CDS encoding glycosyltransferase, which translates to MVTGPMDGEFLQKEFRINNLILLRNLPRYYKPVLQLDLRSQLQIDKTKRIILYQGVLLKGRGIERVFSVLNELTDNVFVVAGGGEYEEYYRQLAIEMNVSNKVYFLGKLTQDELPKITSSADIGVSLIENVSISYYHALPNKLFEYIMADVPVIVSNLPQMKEIVEKYDVGYVVELENKDELISAIKKLTEDESLYESKKQNCHIASQELNWEKEVTNLLQTFKN; encoded by the coding sequence ATGGTAACGGGTCCGATGGATGGTGAATTCTTGCAGAAGGAGTTTCGGATAAATAACTTAATCCTTTTGCGAAATCTTCCGAGATACTATAAACCTGTGCTCCAACTTGATCTTCGTTCACAATTACAAATTGATAAGACAAAAAGAATAATTCTCTATCAGGGAGTTCTTCTAAAAGGTAGAGGAATAGAACGTGTGTTTTCAGTGTTGAATGAATTGACAGATAATGTTTTTGTAGTTGCCGGTGGTGGTGAATATGAAGAATATTATAGACAACTTGCCATTGAAATGAATGTCAGTAATAAAGTTTATTTCCTCGGTAAGTTAACACAGGATGAACTGCCAAAAATTACTTCATCTGCTGATATCGGAGTATCTTTGATAGAAAATGTTAGTATTAGTTATTATCACGCACTTCCAAATAAACTTTTCGAATACATAATGGCTGATGTTCCGGTTATTGTCAGCAATCTGCCACAAATGAAAGAAATTGTTGAGAAGTACGATGTCGGTTACGTAGTTGAATTGGAGAATAAAGACGAATTGATTTCTGCAATAAAAAAGCTGACCGAGGATGAAAGTCTTTACGAAAGTAAGAAGCAAAACTGCCATATTGCTTCGCAGGAATTGAATTGGGAAAAGGAAGTTACCAACCTACTACAAACCTTTAAGAACTAG
- a CDS encoding GNAT family N-acetyltransferase produces MEIIEYSEQWKDKWDQFVLESNNGTMFHMQKFFDYHKPGKFNFNHLIFLDKGNIVALLPGSRIGDLYESPIGASYGSIVTKDVKFAEAMDIVSTLIEYGKKTGIKEFLLTSAPRVYERHPNENLDFAMLWQGFNYDLHYISSAIKLDPNEEIISRFQQTVRRNIRKTLKDPDIKVEINNRYDEFHPILVENKARHNVKPTHSLEDLIKLTQLLPDNLVLFMVYYKDKPIAGSSLFVANQIVTLCFYNMLLYEYEHLKPIHRVMYEVVKWSTEKGYKYVDIGVSQDTKAENPMTPSMNLIDFKEKFDAKTVMRNTLRKKL; encoded by the coding sequence ATGGAAATAATCGAATACTCCGAGCAATGGAAAGATAAGTGGGATCAATTTGTACTTGAGTCGAATAACGGTACGATGTTCCATATGCAGAAATTTTTCGACTACCATAAACCCGGTAAATTTAATTTCAACCATCTGATTTTTCTGGACAAAGGAAATATTGTAGCACTTCTCCCCGGTTCTCGAATCGGAGATTTGTATGAATCACCAATTGGTGCAAGTTACGGCTCCATTGTTACAAAAGATGTGAAGTTTGCTGAAGCAATGGATATCGTATCAACATTAATTGAGTACGGAAAGAAAACAGGAATAAAAGAATTTCTCTTAACTTCTGCTCCTCGTGTTTATGAACGACATCCAAATGAAAATCTTGATTTCGCAATGCTGTGGCAGGGATTTAACTATGATCTTCATTACATTTCAAGTGCGATAAAACTTGATCCAAACGAGGAGATTATTTCAAGATTTCAACAGACAGTGAGAAGGAATATAAGGAAGACATTAAAAGATCCCGACATCAAAGTTGAAATTAATAATCGTTACGATGAATTTCATCCTATACTTGTTGAGAATAAAGCCAGACATAATGTAAAGCCAACTCACTCACTTGAAGATTTAATTAAGCTGACACAGCTGCTTCCGGATAACCTTGTATTGTTCATGGTTTATTACAAGGATAAACCAATTGCCGGTTCGTCTTTGTTTGTTGCGAATCAAATTGTGACGCTTTGTTTTTACAATATGCTTCTTTATGAATACGAACATTTAAAACCAATTCATCGTGTGATGTACGAGGTTGTTAAATGGTCTACAGAAAAAGGATACAAGTATGTTGATATTGGCGTATCGCAAGATACAAAAGCTGAAAATCCAATGACACCAAGTATGAATCTTATCGACTTCAAAGAAAAGTTTGATGCGAAGACTGTTATGCGCAACACTCTCCGTAAAAAATTATAA
- a CDS encoding glycosyltransferase family 39 protein, whose amino-acid sequence MAKTDNGTRHVLLLSFVFLIGILVRLFFFTGHIFSDDAYYTYLSQTLVSRDILHDYLGYPVFPLRLGFIGLTAFSMMIFGVTEFATIFFPFLFSILNIFLTYKLAELFTAKKEIALMSALLIAFFPTDVIFASIGFPDLINIFFINLGIYLLFKSYVENKKLLSFLGGLSLFLSMQFKETIYYVLILMIAMIIYFFIKNRRINFQLAVGLIFIFLNYLIEGFVYLLLHNDFFYRITTTNLNYQYSFYDFFPYTAQKLSGSRNYLRNLFDQIFLINIKSVFLRRFYLFLPLVTMVQTYFSLRDKKNSLLLFWLWGMAILLIAFTTSFSEYKPLDLARSWYIYPLLMPMIILSAIFINRFSKLIKTGLIAIYIIGSLIMCFEYQIFFNTENLNSLKTFLRHNPAKTIYTDHYTKYSVDLIRDYNADSKKISGKNFNFSQIANSDWILFNKKHIEELQMQKYTLPDFSILNSNQYRKVASFNDFIFYEKLN is encoded by the coding sequence TTGGCAAAAACTGATAATGGGACCAGACACGTTTTACTATTAAGCTTTGTATTTCTTATCGGAATTCTCGTCAGACTTTTTTTCTTTACAGGTCACATTTTTTCTGATGATGCTTATTATACGTATCTGAGCCAGACACTAGTCAGCCGTGATATTCTGCACGATTATCTTGGCTATCCTGTTTTTCCGTTGCGGTTGGGATTTATCGGACTTACAGCATTTTCAATGATGATTTTCGGAGTAACTGAATTCGCTACAATCTTCTTCCCATTCCTGTTTTCTATTCTTAATATTTTTTTAACGTATAAACTAGCCGAACTTTTTACTGCAAAAAAAGAAATTGCTTTAATGTCAGCTTTGTTGATTGCGTTTTTTCCTACTGATGTAATTTTTGCCTCGATTGGTTTTCCTGATTTGATTAATATCTTTTTTATAAATCTTGGAATTTATTTGCTCTTCAAATCCTACGTAGAGAATAAGAAACTGCTGTCTTTTCTAGGAGGATTATCTTTATTTCTCTCAATGCAATTCAAAGAAACTATATACTATGTTTTAATCCTGATGATCGCTATGATCATCTACTTCTTTATTAAGAACAGGAGAATAAATTTTCAGCTTGCAGTTGGACTAATTTTTATTTTCTTAAATTATTTAATTGAAGGATTTGTTTACCTCCTGTTGCACAATGATTTTTTCTATCGGATCACGACTACTAATCTCAATTACCAATACAGCTTTTATGATTTCTTTCCATACACGGCGCAGAAATTATCAGGTTCAAGAAACTATTTGCGAAATTTATTTGATCAGATTTTCCTGATAAACATAAAATCAGTTTTTTTGCGGAGGTTTTATTTGTTTCTTCCACTTGTGACTATGGTACAGACCTATTTTAGCTTACGAGATAAGAAGAACAGCCTTTTATTATTTTGGTTATGGGGAATGGCAATTCTACTCATTGCATTCACAACTTCATTCTCTGAATACAAACCTCTCGACCTTGCAAGAAGCTGGTATATATATCCATTACTGATGCCGATGATTATTTTATCAGCTATCTTCATCAATCGTTTTTCAAAACTTATTAAGACTGGATTGATAGCAATATATATTATTGGAAGCTTAATAATGTGTTTTGAATACCAAATCTTTTTTAATACAGAAAATCTAAATTCACTAAAAACTTTTCTCAGACATAATCCAGCAAAAACCATTTACACCGACCATTATACAAAATACAGCGTCGATTTGATTCGCGATTATAATGCTGATTCAAAAAAAATCTCAGGCAAAAATTTTAATTTTAGTCAAATAGCAAATAGTGATTGGATTCTGTTTAACAAAAAGCATATTGAAGAATTGCAAATGCAAAAGTATACGTTACCTGATTTTTCAATCTTAAATTCGAATCAATATAGAAAAGTTGCTTCATTCAATGACTTTATTTTCTATGAGAAATTAAACTGA